AACAGTACACACATCATATGTAAATTAATAAGTTGATAGTTGCAATTTTTCAATAATAATTGTTCATTTATGATACAGCGTGTTATTAGCTTGTACCTAAAATTGTTCAGTTAGGTACACAAGgtctgtaagaaaaaaattgtagaaaaacagaaaaggtactggtaattttctgccaggacattaTCTGTTAAGTTGTAACCCTGTGTAACCCTAAAATACAAAATGCAATGCATAATttaaaatacaggtaaaacacctgtgaaaaaCCAATACGGCATATTAACAgtacattgtgccctatttttacagacttttttttttagatggtAGCACACTAACTACCAATACACTGCTTAAATCTGTAATTGTTCAAAATGTGTAGTTTTAATAGTTAATAAGAAAATAGGAAAATGTGattgttcaaaaatgtgtaACTGTTCAGTaattcaatgttgtatttaaagctgctgcccgtaactttttttggttaaaaatattCTACGCAATAATGCAGTTTTGCATCATGGTTATGCAATGATGTCATCACGCAGTGACATCACAACATTATTTAGCAACATTTAGCAACAAATTGACCCACCTTTAACAACTTCCCCTGAAAATTAGTTGGCAACACTGGATGAGGCGGGACTTTATCGTCTGTGTCTGAAGCTTAGGAAGCTCCGCTAAGTTGTCGTGTCTCAACGCAAAAACAATTTGCTAATGTTGCTATTGCCTTGCTATTGACTGCTATCTGTAACTCGAGTCATATTATTAGGCATTGTAATTGCGTTTTTATGATGACATAATTATTAACTAGCTAGACAGATGAATGTAATTTGCAAGTGAGTTTGGCCATCTTCAAACTATTAGCACAACTGTGCTTtcatataaacaaaaaatgctgtttatgtATGATAAACACAATGTTTGCAAAATAGCTCATCACTCATCTTCCGGCAGGTAGTTTCTTAAGTCAGTTGGGTTACTTGTGCAACTGATATATCAGGGGAAAGGGCTTGCACTTCTGGCGGTGTTTAACCTGCGAGGAGGGGCCAAGTTTGAATGATGTGTTTACAAACAGTTACTGAAAATCTTGCACAGTGCAtctttaataattttacatccacctattttaatgtgattatCTTTTCTTTGGGTTTCCATAGTCTCTTTGACAGAGATGTAATGCTGTACCAAGGCCTGTTGTGTCAGGTGACCTTACCTGTTTCTCCCCACCAATCTATGGAGCCCCTCTCCCTACTGCTCAACCTGTCTACACCTGATGGTGACATTAGTCCTTTCAGTGAACCTGTTGTTATTGCTCCTGAGCAACTGGGCATTAGACTTAAACCTCCACGAGAGCTCTGTGTGATTGGCTCTACAGCTACACATGTACGCCTTTGCTGGATAGAGCCAGAGGGAAGAGTCAAACCCAAATCATACCAGATCTACTGTAATGACACACTGGTGAAGACCACCACTCTACTGGGGTGGGTCAGACTTTCgttataacatgttaaaggtgaagtgtgaaTTCAAGTGTGTCACAAATCAATTCACAGAGGATAATACCACGTTTCACCCATTTTTCttgttgacattttattttacatatgacGTTTAACTCCTAAAGACCTCATATTATGGAATTTAAATGAGTTGCCAAggcattttttgcatttttttttttacattaaaatcacacacttcacctttaagttGCATTAAGAGATTCAGTGATGTTCAAAAAACTTGTGTGCTGCAtgttggttttgtttattttactgtaatctAAATAATCAATATAGTCTTGCAATGTTACTGCAGTGTAATTGTATTTTGTCTAACAGGGCTACAGTGAGTGGTTTATCTCCCGCTACCTCCTATAAACTAAGTGTGAGTTCACTCGGTCCAGGGGACAAGGAGAGTCCTAGAGCAGTAACTGAAGTGAGAACAGCAGACAATCAGGATCATGCTCCTTCTGCCCTGACTGTAGTTGTCCTGGGACGGCATGAATTGCAGATAAACTGGGGAGTTCCAGTTGCTCCTTTGGGGAGACTCTTCAAATATGAGCTAAATATGAACGGATGTGTGGTGTACATGGGTACAGAGAGGGCATACACTGCTCGCCGCCTGTCTGCCAACACAGCATACACCTGCACTGTGACAGCCATCACCTCCAGGGGGCGCTGCCAGAGTAGTCCGGTTACAAAGAAGACAGCACGGGATGAATACCTGCCCTCAAGCAGGTGAATTATGAAGAAAACCATAACATCACAAAAGGGCTATGATAATTCTATTTTCCTTCTTTTGAATACTTTATGATAAGGACTGTGAAAGTTATGTGAGATTTAATGTTTTCCCTAAAAGAAGTAGCTAATTTAATGCAAAATACATGTCAACtgttaatatattaatcatattgtcaaaagttaattaattatttaatctataatcatttaattatcaATTGATAATTGATAATACTATTTATAATACTGGGGGGAAAGCTTTTTCCAagattaaaaatatacaaaacaggaattaaaattcttaaaaaaaaaaaaaaaaaaaaaaaaaaaaaaaatatatatatatatatatatatatatatatttctttttttaaccaaGTATCACTGAAAAGAGGGGCTTAAACTTAAAGAGTTAAATAGCTTAAATAGTGTTTGTCCATCTCAAGaagtcaaattaaatattataagcTGCTTTATTTTACGTTTATTTTATATGAGGTTTGCACAAAACCAaattaaccctgtaaagcctgatctatgaaataatagtctgaaaaaaatcttgttttttgAAACGGAACAGtttagtgaacacacacaaaaaatgtttacatgtatgtatttgtttagtatcatatttgatacatcaggcttttgtggctcatatagtatgatataggaGAATCACATGGAGCTCATACttgaggaggaaaaaaacaccTCAATTTTAGTCAAGGTCCAAAGtataaatatgcaatttggaGCAGTTGCtaatatttatatggccaaaaagtaagataAAGGTTTATAACAGTAAAacagactacttacataaaatacatataaatatcagttatcaCTCTATATCTTCCAATAATATgacatttaaatgcttagttttatgataaaAGCTCTGTTGTTTTCAGTGTGGGGGCAAAACaaataatgcaatacaatactATGAAGATTGAGTGACATATGAATAAACATTCCTTTATAAGCCTgatggatcatatttgatacattttaacatgtgATGTATGAATAATCAATTAAACCTAAATTGCTTAAATCCAGCAATCTTTAAATATTAGTAGCAATATAAAAGTTATcccaatgtttattttataaaaatcagtaaagatttcacagcaaaaagaaaagaaaaagaaagagaaaggttGTACCACAACTTTAAAGTGGACATTTTCAGATATATActtaaaaggccttttactactaaaaaagtataaactatcaatcagacaacAGAAGGCATGCTGTAGATTGTGTAGGTTTTTCAgcagttttgatcatgttgatcatttagaggccttagaattttgcatatcaaatatgatacagtagacTGCAACTGTTACAGAGTAGCTTGGGATCAAATGTCGGCTTATAGTTATTGTCAAAACTATATTTGccataaagcaaaataaactgGATGATTGAGTTTCATAATTAAACTTGATGAATGCAgtcaacattaaaaatgaaaatcctgtcataatttattcatcctcatgtcgtgccaaacctgtatgtatttatttttttgccatacttccatagtatggacaaaaaaatacattggTAGTCAATGGGAACCGAAACTgattggttaccaacattcttcaaaatatcttctttcatgTTCCAAAGAACACagtaagtcatacagatttggaatgaatagagggtgaataaatgatgatggAATTTTACTACCGTTTTACTACCGTTAATAAAATAGTCACGTATTTTTCTACAATTAATGGAATATTAGTGTAAAAAATggtgtcaaaattatgacatttgttgtattattttattgtaattgcaattctaagtgtttttttttctgtgccatTTTCTTCAGATATATGCTTTCTCCTATCCATCAGACTGCTTCAAAATGCTCCACTCCTTCAAGTATCCAAGTGATGAGTGAGGTCAAAAAGAATGACACAAATTCACCAGCTACACTAAAGTCTAAAGTCCGCCCCACTGTTATTCAACACAGAGCCTTTGACCTTCGAAAAGACAGACAAAGGTGGCGAAGCAtctattgtaattgtttttgATGTTGTATCAGTTGCTATTCTCATGGGTGATTGTTACATTGAAATGGTTTAATCATTGTTTCCCTTTATTTCCTTTGcttggttgtgtttgaaaggCAATCATCAGTCCAGATACATAGTCCAAAGGAAATCCAATCTTCCAGTTACACATCTAAGGTATTGTTATACAGTAACTATATGTTTATCCTAAACCTTGTAGATCAGTGATTCCCAACCAGGGAACATTTGTTGCCTTGATGTAATGTTAATACAAAAATGGTTTGTgtggtgttaaagggttagttcaccccaaaatgaaaattctgtcatgaattactcacctttatgtcgttccacacgtaagacctttgttcatcttcggaacaaattaagatatttttcataaaatccaatggctcagtgaggcctgcattgccagcaagacaataaacacttttaatgcccagaaagctatactaaagacgtatttaaaacagttcatgtgaatacagtggttcaacctgtTATGAATCAACCAGaatatacttattttatatactttttgtgcaccaaaaatctaaatatcgactttattcaacaatatctagtgatgagagatttcaaaacactgcttcatgaagcttcgaagccttacaaatcttttgtttcgaatcagtggttcagagcgcatatcaaactgccaaagtcacgccccccagtggtgaaccattgaaatttcgaaacacttatcacgtaacgaagcctcgtttactgaaatcacgtgactttggcagtttgatacgtgctccgaaccactgattcgaaacaaaagattcgtaaagcttcgaagcttcatgaagcagtgttttgaaatcgcccatcactagatattgttgaataaagtcattattttggggttttttttggcgcacaaaaagtattctcgttgtttcataacattaaaggttgaaccactgtagtcacatgaactgttttaaatatgtctttagtggctttctgggcattgaaagtgttaattgtctcgCTGGCAATGcgggccttactgagccatcggattttatgaaaaatatcttaatttgtgtttcaaagatgaacatcTTACATCAAGGAATCAGTGTACCCAGATTAAAACACATATATCTATGAGATATCTTTCCACAGGGGTAAATCAGGGGTCTATATTAGGGCCCCTactttttagtttatatttaaatgatctCCCAGATGCTTGTCTTGACGTATATATTCAAATGTACACAGATGACACTGTGATTTATGTACATGATAAAACAAATGAACAGGTATCACAAAAATTATCTGTTGTCATGACTAATATCTCGGACTGGTTTAATCAGTGTTGTCTAACATTAAATGTTCAGAAAACTGCCTGTATGTATTTTAAGATTAGAAAGAAGGAAGAGATCCTACCAGATATAATAGTTAATggtgaaaaattacaatttGTGTCTGATTTTAAATATCTTGGAGTTATCTTAGACACtcatttaacatttgaaaagcatgttaaaaaaataGTCTGCACAGTGACACCTCAACTTACGGAGTCAACTTTCAACAGAAGCTGCAAGAGTGTTTTTGCATTCCTTGATTTTTTCTCACTTTTCTTATTGTATAACTTCATGGTCACAAGCAGGAAAATCTACTCTTAGACCTTTACATATCTTATATAAACATGCTATAACAGTGTTTGATAAGAAATCTGACAGATATCATCATTGTCTTATAATTgaaaagtaaattttttttacttttaacaaTTTGGTTATGTTTTACAATTGTTGTTTGATGTACAAAATCGTCAATGATCTTGCACCTTCACCCCTAAAGACATTTGTCTCTTTACGTACTGATAATATAAGACAAACAAGAGCTTCTTCAAGAGGTGACTGTGAAGCGCATTTTAGAGTAACTTATTTTGGTCGATCAGCTTTTTCTGTAAGAGCTGTTAATAACTGGAATAATTTACCAATTAATGTTAGACAGTGTACAGGcagtttaaattacatttgaaaaaatgGTTAAAGATGAGTCAGGTTTGTGATCATtgaatatataatgtaaagttgaatttttctttttttttcttttttttttcttctttttttttcctgttgtagTTTATACTGTTAAGTGATGGGTTGTACAGTATGTCATATATTTTGTGGGGGTATTTTATTGTGTATGTCTTGTACTTATGGGGGGGATCTTATTGTAGACGTATATATTCTCATATTGATATTTTAGTCCTAGTTTACTTCTGCCCAGGGACAGCAGATGAAATTTAGCTTTGTAGCTAATTCTGGGGCAGTTTTTTATTGTCCATTGTCCCTGtcaaataaagaataaaataaagataaataaataaacaaaggtcttacaggtgtggaacgacatgagggtgagtaattaatgacagaattttcatttttggtgaactaaccctttaaggttttgttttaaatactgTTGAAGAGTGACAGACAGGGTCCAGCTGTTGTGTTTCCTGTGAGCTCTACTGACCGTCTTACAGTTCCTAATGGAGAACATTCCGAGTACATATTCCAGATGCAGACCTTGTCATCCATTCCAGAGGAACTCAAACACTTTAGGGCCAAGATCAGCCCAGGTACAGTTTCataagtgaattttttttttttttttttaattgaaaagcAAATAAGCTTTATTCAGATGTGCTGATATATCTAAATATCCTACAGCCAGACTCATGAAGTGGAGCTCAGACAGAAAAGTTCCAATTGACAGAGAGAAACTCCCATGCATCAGCAAACAAATCTGTGAGTTTGTCTTCTTGACACTTTTTCATAGACTTAAGACGAAACCACTAAATCATCACTTGATGCTAGCTATCATTTCCTTTTTAATCCAGCAGAGGATGTGAGACTGCTTCAGCCTGTCTTGTTTAGTTGGTATAATCTGGAATGgacaaaacaacatcaaaaCAGATCACAAAGGGACAGGTATGAATTGTTTAACTAGTCAAAAAATAAGGTTGTGTACAGGATTGCTGAGATAATTTCTAAAATAACATGAAACCTATCCTATGGGACAATCCTCTAAGAATCTAATGAGATCTAGTAAGATGGGAATTattaatacagtacattaaTGTCATGAGAGctataattattgttttgtttgctcACCAGTTGTTCAGCTGAATATTCTCACAGATTCACACGtgtttatgaatattttgtagaatattttttaaaataaaatgaaatacat
This Ctenopharyngodon idella isolate HZGC_01 chromosome 5, HZGC01, whole genome shotgun sequence DNA region includes the following protein-coding sequences:
- the LOC127513015 gene encoding uncharacterized protein LOC127513015 isoform X1 — encoded protein: MSSTACCPDPCNNGNPLTWLLCPSIDHVSSALQILFDLAREDKGALVEKVLQHCNPELCIDVLRKLLKSSASWLSSTAAFIFGVLLENEFMVLKLQKGTEEDNSLICDLVQMLTVDESDVVMNAAGAIASLVETASGRTWFLQNQSVFNEALERLSVLLENERENTVNSAALILARLSLCEETCEKVLSYSSACETFRRLAQCLSCSHKDTAMNAAFAVGRLCGSRQARILILREAKEQQLVSRLQALLSSGSGVEMGQTACFALSCLANDEDGHALLMESTSVPALLDGLLQLLQSPEPDSIWFAAMTVRVLVSWPSGVVPVRMHYPLLEQLKLLSMSPSTGPELREEINVCLRRLEHLSKPPPVMVTNLTSTSYTVSWERCEPESGLEVIYSLFDRDVMLYQGLLCQVTLPVSPHQSMEPLSLLLNLSTPDGDISPFSEPVVIAPEQLGIRLKPPRELCVIGSTATHVRLCWIEPEGRVKPKSYQIYCNDTLVKTTTLLGATVSGLSPATSYKLSVSSLGPGDKESPRAVTEVRTADNQDHAPSALTVVVLGRHELQINWGVPVAPLGRLFKYELNMNGCVVYMGTERAYTARRLSANTAYTCTVTAITSRGRCQSSPVTKKTARDEYLPSSRYMLSPIHQTASKCSTPSSIQVMSEVKKNDTNSPATLKSKVRPTVIQHRAFDLRKDRQRQSSVQIHSPKEIQSSSYTSKSDRQGPAVVFPVSSTDRLTVPNGEHSEYIFQMQTLSSIPEELKHFRAKISPARLMKWSSDRKVPIDREKLPCISKQISEDVRLLQPVLFSWYNLEWTKQHQNRSQRDRIKTVQSQQRGRRYQVPSQTKLA
- the LOC127513015 gene encoding uncharacterized protein LOC127513015 isoform X2, whose protein sequence is MHYPLLEQLKLLSMSPSTGPELREEINVCLRRLEHLSKPPPVMVTNLTSTSYTVSWERCEPESGLEVIYSLFDRDVMLYQGLLCQVTLPVSPHQSMEPLSLLLNLSTPDGDISPFSEPVVIAPEQLGIRLKPPRELCVIGSTATHVRLCWIEPEGRVKPKSYQIYCNDTLVKTTTLLGATVSGLSPATSYKLSVSSLGPGDKESPRAVTEVRTADNQDHAPSALTVVVLGRHELQINWGVPVAPLGRLFKYELNMNGCVVYMGTERAYTARRLSANTAYTCTVTAITSRGRCQSSPVTKKTARDEYLPSSRYMLSPIHQTASKCSTPSSIQVMSEVKKNDTNSPATLKSKVRPTVIQHRAFDLRKDRQRQSSVQIHSPKEIQSSSYTSKSDRQGPAVVFPVSSTDRLTVPNGEHSEYIFQMQTLSSIPEELKHFRAKISPARLMKWSSDRKVPIDREKLPCISKQISEDVRLLQPVLFSWYNLEWTKQHQNRSQRDRIKTVQSQQRGRRYQVPSQTKLA